One genomic window of Solanum stenotomum isolate F172 chromosome 9, ASM1918654v1, whole genome shotgun sequence includes the following:
- the LOC125877751 gene encoding vacuolar cation/proton exchanger 5-like isoform X2, with translation MEIFLFSQLSRIISGWLKIHNFQGENPILKQLAFYTGPTVGGLLNATFGNATELIISMYALRRGMIRVVQQSLLGSILSNTLLVLGCAFFAGGIAHSTKDQLFDKGNAVMNSGLLLMAVMGLLFPAVLHFTHTELHFGKSELALSRFSSCVMLVAYGAYLFYQLTSQNSLYMPLAEEEGENDESLEEEEAPEISKWGSIIWLSILTLWIAVLSEYLVNAIEGASVAMSIPVAFISVILLPIVGNAAEHAGAVMFAVKDKLDISLGVAIGSSTQIAMFGIPFCVVVGWIMGRPMDLNFQLFETATLFMSVLVVAFMLQDGTSNYFKGLMLLLCYLIVAASFFVHIDPEAIQDKPKKT, from the exons GCAGCTGGCTTTCTATACAGGGCCAACAG TTGGAGGACTTCTAAATGCAACTTTTGGTAACGCAACGGAGCTAATAATATCAATGTATGCACTGAGAAGGGGTATGATTCGTGTGGTTCAACAGTCATTATTAGGATCAATACTGTCGAATACGTTACTAGTGCTTGGATGTGCATTTTTTGCCGGTGGAATTGCTCATTCCACTAAGGACCAGCTTTTTGACAAG GGAAATGCAGTGATGAATTCAGGGTTGCTTCTGATGGCAGTGATGGGCCTACTGTTCCCTGCTGTCCTCCATTTTACACACACCGAGTTGCATTTTGGGAAGTCAGAACTGGCACTTTCCCGGTTTAGCAGCTGCGTAATGCTTGTAGCATATGGTGCATACCTGTTTTATCAGCTGACTAGTCAGAATAGTCTTTACATGCCTCTTGCTGAG GAAGAGGGTGAGAATGACGAGAGCCTAGAAGAGGAAGAAGCCCCCGAGATATCAAAATGGGGGTCAATTATATGGCTTTCGATTTTGACACTATGGATCGCAGTCTTGTCAGAATACCTGGTTAATGCCATAGAG GGGGCATCGGTTGCTATGAGTATTCCTGTGGCATTTATAAGTGTCATACTGCTCCCGATTGTTGGAAATGCAGCTGAACATGCTGGTGCTGTCATGTTTGCAGTCAAAGACAAGCTT GACATCTCTTTGGGAGTGGCAATAGGCTCATCAACACAGATTGCCATGTTTGGG ATCCCCTTTTGCGTGGTGGTTGGATGGATTATGGGTCGTCCTATGGATTTGAACTTTCAGTTGTTCGAAACGGCCACGCTTTTCATGAGTGTCCTCGTAGTAGCATTCATGCTGCAG GACGGAACTTCCAATTACTTTAAGGGACTGATGCTCCTTCTCTGCTATTTGATAGTCGCTGCAAGCTTCTTTGTGCATATAGATCCAGAGGCTATAC AGGACAAGCCCAAAAAAACATAA